The following coding sequences lie in one Flavobacterium sediminis genomic window:
- a CDS encoding DNA repair ATPase — protein MSSESMQNGTYEIIQKRLNEQKNELSKRIFQLDEERKKIFGGVEYNLIANERLSTEQSCKIRDIISLGNTCLVGHQTHLGLKTEIALEDVFSMYTFTNNHFEPQPLIWLQDQTFIEEFKNLYKYYRNTTFVKFFIANNYLYFVFQLSASPSDIKAFKWLIKDETLVFVDARSAAEVKFPNQHEFQWTKATRDMQRTGAHPHVSLADKVFVEAIGGDITVKVEDNTQTGKGIYSEDVIHKDQTLDDAEIHFFDYHNLLVFKIKPYLENERYFIYNHKEKKVARIDSLEYSGVLLPENQGLIFPNGFALQTGEIKVLESENRPVYFYKKISGINGENFLYVFYDQEQHEYLLIPYNIIKQAIETPIQCSGFTLFEDGKMCYFRGNEDTKHHLVQIWQTPFTKDVVVNEQNKDNILYKVGNKDLVRLMAECQELQVFLSKKDTYNGLYNEIVKQTTTILDSYYFLQDKGVFSINEPLLEIRNIAHTAINEFEKVQEIKKKTAAALDEIHEKFQNKTSELNYQSYTNLQQYIVSLAEIRSLRGEMISAKDLQYADVKQIEVWETQLGTLADELATNCVSFLLEPQALAPYQETIDGLSAEITHLTKTIQGKEIEKNLDNLANQLELLVDIVNNLKIEDASHSTQIIENISVLFSLINQERIALNNKKRELSGKELAADFKAQVTLFDQTAINFYELANTPDKCQDFLNKLAIQLEEMEAKYVDFDEFIQVIGEKREEIYQQFQTKGVQLTEARNKRTTNLFQSAERILKGLANKVASFATEIEINGYFASDLMIEKVRDIAQQLHNLNDANKSEELLTQLKTAQQEAIRKLKDRNEIYEDGENIIALGNYKFAVNKQKLDLTLVTKNNQYFYHLTGTNFYQPIEYQEIDSFKDVWNQEFVTENQSVKKIEYIAWNVFLKNPDIGTEKTNRAAIEEFFANHFGEGLVKGVHDEDALQIVTKLQQLNNQLGLLRYSPSERALAQLFWFFLEESEKSYYEKQFQAIELLKQTFKNTEQFKYLNKQLSEKIELFKTQFDHFGSISSYKAASYLKKENRNAFTVNDEANTHYQSFVKNLKEQGKDLAFFQRIEDLYPFPSACFDIVFNAVKTYLLEQDITTTEGTLDEIAVFLLVHDLKSNQVVKTNASEELNAFKTLQKEEVYTLNFHQFSQKLEYYIEKIQPKFLEFQQLKKHWVADKRKQFKLETFSTQVLTSFIRNKLINEVYFPLIGANLAKQIGATGETKRTDRMGMLLLVSPPGYGKTTLMEYLADRMGLVFMKINGPSLGHEITSTDPSEAKNAGAKQELEKLNLAFEMGDNVMLYLDDIQHCNPEFLQKFISLADGQRKIEGIFNGEAKTYDLRSKRFCLVMAGNPYTESGEKFQIPDMLANRADTYNLGEISGVNAELFDLSLIENSILSNSFMTRLTQAGMKNLYEVYDGIVHNNPNVAVDGNFTTQEIEDFKNVLEKIIQVRNTVIRVNEMYIQSAAMADEYRSEPIFKLQGSYRDMNKLVAKIEPIHTDKEVEQIVLSHYKNESQTLTTGAEANLLKLKEIMQIQSEAEKARWGEIKTIFKKNNRLKSFGGNDKMNQVVALLEDFAEGLNGIKNVLSDKK, from the coding sequence ATGAGTAGCGAATCTATGCAAAACGGAACATACGAAATCATTCAAAAACGATTGAATGAACAAAAAAACGAACTATCCAAACGTATTTTTCAACTCGATGAAGAACGCAAAAAGATTTTCGGAGGCGTTGAATACAATTTAATTGCTAACGAACGTCTTTCTACAGAACAAAGTTGCAAAATCCGCGATATCATTTCGCTTGGAAATACTTGTTTGGTAGGACATCAAACACATCTAGGGCTAAAAACAGAGATCGCTTTGGAAGATGTGTTTTCCATGTACACGTTTACCAACAATCATTTTGAACCGCAGCCGCTTATCTGGTTGCAGGATCAAACCTTTATTGAGGAATTCAAAAATTTATACAAATATTATCGAAATACCACTTTCGTCAAGTTTTTTATTGCTAATAATTATTTGTATTTCGTTTTCCAACTATCAGCAAGTCCTTCTGATATTAAGGCTTTTAAATGGTTGATTAAAGACGAAACGCTTGTTTTTGTAGATGCAAGAAGTGCCGCGGAAGTAAAGTTTCCCAATCAACACGAATTTCAGTGGACCAAAGCAACGCGCGACATGCAACGCACGGGTGCGCATCCGCATGTTTCCTTAGCCGATAAAGTTTTTGTGGAAGCCATCGGTGGCGATATTACGGTAAAAGTCGAAGACAATACACAAACCGGAAAAGGAATTTACAGCGAAGATGTTATTCATAAAGACCAAACGTTGGACGATGCTGAAATTCACTTTTTCGACTATCACAATCTGTTGGTTTTTAAAATCAAACCGTATTTAGAAAACGAACGATATTTTATTTACAATCATAAGGAAAAGAAAGTTGCCCGAATTGATTCTTTGGAATATTCCGGTGTTTTGTTGCCCGAAAACCAAGGGTTGATTTTTCCTAATGGTTTTGCGTTGCAAACCGGCGAAATTAAAGTGTTGGAATCCGAAAATCGTCCGGTGTATTTTTACAAGAAAATTTCCGGAATTAACGGCGAAAACTTCCTTTACGTTTTTTACGATCAGGAACAACACGAATATTTGCTGATCCCTTACAACATCATCAAACAAGCTATTGAAACGCCTATTCAATGCAGCGGTTTTACGCTTTTTGAAGACGGAAAAATGTGTTATTTCAGAGGAAATGAAGATACCAAACATCATTTGGTACAAATTTGGCAAACGCCTTTTACTAAAGATGTTGTTGTAAACGAACAAAACAAAGACAATATTCTCTACAAAGTCGGGAATAAAGACTTGGTACGTTTAATGGCGGAATGTCAGGAATTGCAAGTGTTTTTGAGCAAAAAAGACACGTATAATGGTTTGTATAACGAAATTGTGAAACAAACCACAACTATTTTAGATAGCTATTATTTCTTGCAAGACAAAGGCGTTTTCAGTATCAACGAACCGCTTTTAGAAATCCGGAATATTGCACATACTGCCATTAACGAATTTGAAAAAGTTCAGGAAATTAAGAAGAAAACGGCAGCCGCTTTAGATGAAATTCATGAAAAATTTCAAAATAAAACCAGCGAATTAAACTATCAATCGTATACTAATTTACAGCAATATATTGTTTCATTGGCTGAAATTCGTTCGTTGCGAGGCGAAATGATTTCGGCTAAAGATTTACAATATGCCGATGTCAAACAAATTGAAGTTTGGGAAACCCAATTGGGAACTTTGGCAGATGAATTGGCAACCAATTGTGTTTCGTTTTTGTTAGAACCACAAGCTTTGGCGCCTTATCAGGAAACCATTGATGGCTTGTCGGCTGAAATTACCCATTTGACCAAAACGATTCAAGGGAAAGAAATTGAGAAGAACTTAGATAATTTGGCCAACCAATTAGAACTTTTGGTAGACATTGTCAACAATTTAAAAATTGAAGACGCATCGCATTCAACCCAAATTATCGAAAATATTTCTGTTCTATTTTCGTTGATTAATCAAGAACGAATTGCGTTAAACAATAAAAAAAGAGAGCTTTCCGGTAAAGAATTGGCAGCCGATTTTAAAGCGCAAGTCACGTTGTTTGATCAAACGGCGATTAATTTCTACGAATTGGCAAACACACCCGATAAATGTCAGGATTTCTTAAACAAATTGGCGATTCAGTTGGAAGAAATGGAAGCCAAATATGTAGATTTTGACGAATTTATTCAAGTTATCGGCGAAAAAAGAGAAGAAATCTACCAACAGTTTCAAACCAAAGGCGTTCAGTTAACCGAAGCCAGAAACAAGCGTACGACCAATTTATTTCAATCGGCGGAACGTATTTTGAAAGGTTTGGCTAATAAAGTAGCTTCGTTTGCAACCGAAATTGAGATCAATGGTTATTTTGCATCCGATTTGATGATTGAAAAAGTTAGGGATATTGCCCAACAATTGCATAATCTAAACGATGCCAATAAATCGGAAGAATTGTTGACTCAGTTAAAAACGGCTCAGCAAGAAGCGATTCGCAAACTGAAAGATCGAAATGAAATTTATGAAGACGGCGAAAATATTATTGCTTTAGGAAATTACAAATTTGCGGTAAACAAGCAAAAACTCGATTTGACTTTGGTGACCAAAAACAATCAGTATTTCTATCATTTAACGGGAACTAATTTTTATCAGCCTATTGAATATCAAGAAATTGATTCATTCAAAGACGTTTGGAATCAGGAGTTTGTTACTGAAAATCAATCGGTAAAAAAAATCGAATATATTGCATGGAACGTGTTTTTGAAAAATCCGGATATCGGAACAGAAAAAACAAATCGAGCTGCTATTGAAGAATTTTTCGCGAATCATTTTGGCGAAGGTTTGGTAAAAGGCGTTCACGATGAAGATGCTTTGCAAATTGTGACCAAGTTGCAGCAATTGAACAACCAATTAGGTTTGCTGCGCTATTCGCCATCAGAAAGAGCTTTGGCGCAATTGTTTTGGTTCTTTTTAGAAGAAAGCGAAAAATCATATTACGAAAAGCAATTTCAAGCCATTGAATTATTGAAGCAAACGTTCAAAAATACCGAGCAATTCAAATATTTGAACAAACAGCTTTCGGAGAAAATTGAACTTTTTAAAACACAATTCGATCATTTTGGAAGCATTTCGTCTTACAAAGCGGCTTCTTATCTTAAAAAAGAAAACAGAAACGCTTTCACGGTAAACGACGAAGCCAATACGCATTATCAAAGTTTCGTGAAAAATCTAAAGGAACAAGGTAAAGATCTGGCTTTTTTCCAACGAATTGAAGATTTGTATCCGTTTCCTTCCGCGTGTTTTGATATTGTGTTCAATGCTGTAAAAACCTATTTATTAGAGCAAGATATTACCACAACAGAAGGAACTTTAGACGAAATAGCTGTGTTTTTATTGGTGCATGATTTGAAATCAAATCAAGTAGTGAAAACCAATGCTTCTGAAGAATTGAATGCATTTAAAACGTTGCAAAAAGAAGAAGTTTACACCTTAAATTTTCATCAATTCAGTCAAAAACTGGAATATTACATTGAAAAAATTCAACCGAAGTTTTTGGAATTCCAACAGTTGAAAAAACATTGGGTTGCCGACAAAAGAAAGCAGTTCAAATTGGAAACGTTCAGTACGCAGGTGTTGACTTCTTTCATCAGAAATAAATTGATTAACGAAGTTTATTTTCCTTTAATTGGAGCCAATTTAGCAAAACAAATCGGTGCGACCGGAGAAACAAAACGAACAGACCGAATGGGAATGTTGTTGTTGGTTTCGCCTCCGGGTTATGGAAAAACAACTTTGATGGAATATTTAGCCGACCGAATGGGATTGGTTTTTATGAAAATCAACGGACCTTCTTTGGGGCACGAAATCACATCAACCGATCCGAGTGAAGCAAAAAATGCGGGAGCCAAACAAGAATTGGAAAAACTGAACTTAGCTTTTGAAATGGGCGACAATGTAATGTTATATTTAGATGATATTCAGCATTGTAATCCTGAATTTTTACAAAAGTTTATTTCTTTGGCCGACGGACAACGAAAAATTGAAGGTATTTTTAACGGCGAAGCCAAAACTTACGATTTGCGTTCCAAACGTTTTTGTTTGGTTATGGCTGGCAATCCGTATACCGAAAGTGGTGAAAAATTCCAAATTCCTGATATGTTAGCCAACCGTGCTGATACGTATAATTTAGGCGAAATATCTGGCGTAAATGCTGAATTGTTTGATTTGAGTTTGATTGAAAACTCCATTTTGTCCAATTCGTTTATGACACGTTTGACGCAAGCGGGAATGAAAAATCTTTACGAAGTATACGATGGCATTGTTCATAACAATCCGAATGTTGCTGTTGACGGAAATTTTACGACTCAGGAAATTGAAGATTTCAAAAACGTTTTGGAAAAAATCATTCAAGTACGCAATACGGTAATTCGGGTAAATGAAATGTACATTCAATCGGCAGCAATGGCAGATGAATACCGTTCAGAACCGATTTTTAAATTACAAGGTTCGTATCGTGATATGAATAAATTAGTTGCCAAAATTGAACCGATTCACACCGATAAAGAAGTAGAACAAATTGTTTTATCGCATTATAAAAACGAATCGCAAACCTTAACCACAGGTGCAGAAGCCAATCTTTTGAAATTGAAAGAAATCATGCAAATTCAAAGTGAAGCTGAAAAAGCACGTTGGGGAGAAATCAAAACGATTTTCAAGAAAAACAATCGTTTGAAAAGTTTTGGAGGTAACGACAAAATGAATCAGGTTGTTGCCTTATTGGAAGATTTTGCAGAAGGTTTGAATGGCATTAAAAATGTATTGTCAGACAAAAAGTAA
- a CDS encoding helix-turn-helix domain-containing protein, translating to MTYFGTNIKKIRQIKGLSQQAFAELLDLNRGVISSYEEGRAEPKIDSLLRIAKILNLTTDDLLTKPLTINKITNFSEIEHLIPNSEKKPEQVYELDDLKGHVEIDLQKILANVDFVYKVSENLSQHFYPAGTYLFLTKKIQNKNENNALYLVFDKNSLEITDSYKGEKEAYKIIGSVQGDNEVLIFQSIVKRIEKLESELEEIKKGTK from the coding sequence ATGACCTATTTTGGTACCAATATAAAAAAAATAAGACAGATAAAGGGTTTAAGTCAGCAGGCTTTTGCTGAACTTCTCGATTTGAACAGAGGAGTTATCAGTTCCTATGAAGAGGGCAGGGCAGAGCCTAAAATAGATAGTTTGCTTCGTATTGCAAAGATTTTGAACCTGACGACAGATGATTTGTTAACAAAACCTTTAACTATTAATAAGATTACGAACTTTTCGGAAATAGAGCATTTGATTCCGAATAGTGAAAAAAAGCCGGAACAGGTCTATGAATTAGACGATCTGAAAGGACATGTGGAAATTGATTTGCAAAAAATATTAGCAAATGTAGATTTCGTTTACAAAGTGTCTGAAAATCTTTCACAGCACTTCTATCCGGCGGGAACGTATCTGTTTTTAACAAAGAAAATACAGAATAAAAATGAGAATAATGCTCTTTATCTGGTTTTTGATAAAAATAGTTTAGAGATAACAGATTCGTATAAAGGAGAAAAAGAGGCTTATAAGATAATAGGTTCTGTTCAGGGAGATAATGAAGTTTTAATATTTCAATCGATTGTTAAGAGGATTGAAAAGCTTGAGTCAGAATTAGAGGAAATAAAGAAAGGCACGAAATAA
- a CDS encoding type III secretion system chaperone family protein produces the protein MQREKLYTKIKDWLLELNIEIVHENPNHQTFIISKEAEGIKNMILVIAPQILIIEQFLFSCKKDQPEVYKQLLIKNRDIVHGAFVLDETGERVIFRDTLQTENLDQNELVGTINSLSLLLSEYSAEMISFSKL, from the coding sequence ATGCAACGAGAAAAATTGTACACTAAAATTAAAGATTGGTTACTCGAACTCAATATTGAAATTGTGCACGAAAACCCGAATCATCAAACTTTTATTATCAGCAAGGAAGCTGAGGGAATCAAAAACATGATATTGGTTATTGCGCCACAAATATTGATTATTGAACAATTTTTATTTAGTTGTAAAAAAGATCAACCGGAAGTATACAAACAACTTCTGATTAAGAACAGGGATATTGTTCATGGTGCGTTCGTTTTAGATGAAACAGGAGAGCGAGTGATTTTCAGAGATACACTCCAAACCGAAAATTTAGACCAAAACGAATTGGTAGGAACTATTAATTCATTGAGTTTGTTACTTAGTGAATATTCGGCTGAGATGATCAGTTTTAGCAAATTGTAG
- a CDS encoding flotillin family protein yields the protein MSTFYITLAVIIIAGLGLIFWILSMYKKTVQGVVILRTGYGGTKVFFNAGIVIPVIHRQENMDISVKKLEISREGKDGLICKDNMRADIQVAFFVRVNKSVDDIVNVAQTIGCQRASDISTLRELFEAKFSEALKTVGKKFEFIELYEARSEFRHEILSIIGTDLNGYVLDDCAIDYLEQTSLAQLNKDNILDAEGIKKITELTANQNIKANLVRREEEKTIKKQDVEAREAILELEKQLAEKEESQKREVENIKARENAEILKVAEEERLKYESVRISTEEKLQIAEENKQRQVVIAAKNKERADLVETERVQKDRLLEATEKERVVALADIEKEKAVELEKKNIQDVIRERLMKEKTVVEEQQGILDVEALKAAERDKQVQIIAASKEAEERLIVETKAAEARKLAAEKDAQKYVIEAQAKRDAAEKEAEARKIIADAQAKEEATLGLSEAQVMHAKAEAHERQGIVEATIIEKKADANKKEGLAEAEVIKEKALAEAAGITEKAEAMKKLNDAGKDHEEFRLKLAKEKEVELAQIAIQKDIAEAQAVVLGEAFKTANIDIVGGESTFFDNVVRQISAGKGIDKFIQHSENAQLVKEALLSNDEEGNLVGKVMQLVDKYKVSSEDIKNLSIASLIFKLKGVANDNEQSVLAKALDMARHLGIDNKPLK from the coding sequence ATGAGTACATTTTACATTACTTTGGCTGTAATCATCATAGCCGGATTAGGACTAATCTTCTGGATTTTATCCATGTACAAAAAAACAGTTCAGGGAGTTGTAATCCTTAGAACAGGTTATGGCGGAACCAAAGTGTTTTTTAATGCAGGTATCGTAATTCCTGTGATCCACCGTCAGGAAAACATGGACATTTCCGTAAAAAAATTAGAGATTTCCAGAGAAGGTAAAGACGGACTTATTTGTAAAGACAACATGCGTGCTGACATTCAGGTAGCTTTTTTCGTTCGTGTCAATAAATCTGTTGATGACATTGTCAACGTAGCACAAACTATTGGCTGTCAAAGAGCATCTGATATTTCTACCTTAAGAGAGCTGTTTGAAGCTAAATTTTCAGAAGCTTTAAAAACAGTAGGTAAAAAATTTGAGTTCATTGAATTATATGAAGCACGAAGCGAATTCCGTCACGAAATCTTAAGCATCATCGGAACGGACCTGAACGGTTATGTGTTAGATGATTGTGCCATCGACTATTTAGAACAAACGTCATTAGCTCAGTTAAATAAAGACAATATCTTAGATGCGGAAGGGATCAAAAAAATCACCGAATTAACAGCTAATCAAAATATTAAAGCCAATCTGGTAAGACGTGAAGAAGAAAAAACCATCAAAAAACAAGATGTTGAAGCACGTGAAGCAATTTTAGAATTGGAAAAACAATTGGCTGAAAAAGAAGAATCACAAAAACGTGAAGTAGAGAATATTAAAGCACGTGAAAATGCTGAAATTTTAAAAGTAGCTGAAGAAGAGCGTTTAAAATATGAAAGCGTTCGCATTTCTACCGAAGAAAAACTTCAAATTGCAGAAGAAAACAAACAACGTCAAGTTGTCATTGCTGCCAAAAACAAAGAACGTGCCGATTTAGTAGAAACGGAAAGAGTACAAAAGGACCGTTTGTTAGAAGCGACCGAAAAAGAACGCGTTGTGGCTCTTGCTGATATCGAAAAAGAAAAAGCAGTAGAGCTTGAAAAGAAAAATATTCAGGATGTGATTCGCGAGCGTTTAATGAAAGAAAAAACGGTGGTAGAAGAACAACAAGGAATTTTAGATGTAGAAGCCTTAAAAGCTGCTGAAAGAGACAAACAAGTTCAGATTATTGCTGCGAGTAAAGAAGCTGAAGAACGTTTAATTGTAGAAACCAAAGCTGCCGAAGCACGTAAATTAGCTGCTGAAAAAGACGCTCAAAAATATGTGATCGAAGCGCAAGCAAAACGCGATGCTGCCGAAAAAGAAGCAGAAGCAAGAAAAATCATTGCTGATGCACAAGCTAAAGAAGAAGCTACTCTTGGTTTATCTGAAGCACAGGTAATGCATGCTAAAGCTGAAGCACACGAGCGTCAAGGTATTGTAGAAGCAACTATTATTGAGAAAAAAGCCGATGCCAACAAAAAAGAAGGTTTAGCAGAAGCCGAAGTTATCAAAGAAAAAGCATTAGCAGAAGCTGCCGGAATTACCGAAAAAGCAGAAGCAATGAAAAAACTAAACGATGCCGGAAAAGATCACGAAGAGTTCCGTTTGAAATTAGCAAAAGAAAAAGAAGTAGAATTGGCACAAATCGCTATTCAAAAAGACATCGCCGAAGCACAAGCTGTTGTTCTTGGTGAAGCTTTCAAAACCGCTAATATCGACATCGTAGGTGGTGAAAGTACTTTCTTTGACAATGTAGTTCGCCAAATCTCTGCCGGTAAAGGAATTGATAAATTTATTCAGCACAGCGAAAATGCGCAATTGGTAAAAGAAGCTTTATTAAGCAATGATGAAGAAGGAAATTTGGTTGGTAAAGTGATGCAATTAGTAGACAAATACAAAGTTTCATCTGAAGACATCAAAAACCTAAGCATAGCTTCTTTGATTTTTAAACTAAAAGGTGTTGCAAACGATAACGAACAAAGTGTTTTAGCCAAAGCTTTAGACATGGCAAGACACTTAGGAATCGACAATAAGCCGTTAAAATAA
- a CDS encoding PspA/IM30 family protein, giving the protein MNIFKRLFRIGKAEAHAAIDGLEDPIKMTEQGIREMKEQLDKSVQAMAQVKALAIRRKNEHASLLNKSEDYQNKAMLLVQKGIKEEIATEESDRLAKEALKMKEQAVQDAKLAEAESQKLEQDVEKMQTNINSLKSTIAKWEGELKTLRARVQVSQATQDINKKMTQLDSDSTISMLEKMKDKVQQQEALADAYGEIANASKSIDEEINAVVDTTENKAEAELQKLKEQFNAN; this is encoded by the coding sequence ATGAATATTTTTAAACGACTTTTTAGAATAGGTAAAGCAGAAGCACATGCTGCTATAGACGGTTTGGAAGACCCGATCAAAATGACGGAGCAAGGAATCAGAGAAATGAAAGAACAACTGGACAAAAGTGTTCAGGCTATGGCTCAGGTAAAAGCTTTGGCCATCCGAAGAAAGAACGAACATGCTTCGCTTTTGAATAAATCAGAAGATTATCAAAATAAAGCCATGCTTCTGGTTCAAAAAGGGATCAAGGAAGAGATTGCTACGGAAGAAAGCGACCGTTTGGCAAAAGAAGCCTTAAAAATGAAAGAACAAGCTGTTCAGGATGCTAAATTAGCAGAAGCGGAAAGTCAAAAACTGGAACAGGATGTTGAAAAAATGCAAACGAATATCAACTCGTTAAAATCAACTATTGCAAAATGGGAAGGTGAATTGAAAACATTGCGTGCCAGAGTTCAGGTAAGTCAAGCGACACAGGACATCAATAAAAAAATGACGCAATTGGATTCAGACAGTACAATAAGTATGTTGGAAAAAATGAAAGACAAAGTACAACAACAGGAAGCGCTAGCCGATGCATACGGAGAAATTGCAAATGCGTCGAAAAGTATAGACGAAGAGATCAATGCGGTAGTAGATACAACAGAAAACAAAGCCGAAGCAGAGCTTCAAAAATTAAAAGAACAATTCAATGCTAACTAA